From one Amycolatopsis sp. FDAARGOS 1241 genomic stretch:
- the crgA gene encoding cell division protein CrgA produces MPKSKVRKKTAYTPPVDRRTPVKVAGPSNLFYKIVMFGLMLLGLLWLIVNYIAGDKISFLSDLGNWNFGIGFAAMIVGLLMTMRWR; encoded by the coding sequence ATGCCGAAGTCCAAGGTCCGCAAGAAGACCGCGTACACCCCACCCGTCGACCGCCGGACGCCGGTGAAGGTCGCCGGTCCGTCGAACCTGTTCTACAAGATCGTCATGTTCGGCCTCATGCTCCTCGGGCTGCTGTGGCTCATCGTGAACTACATCGCCGGGGACAAGATTTCGTTCCTGTCCGATCTCGGGAACTGGAACTTCGGCATCGGGTTCGCGGCGATGATCGTCGGTCTTCTGATGACGATGCGCTGGCGTTGA